A single window of Arachis stenosperma cultivar V10309 unplaced genomic scaffold, arast.V10309.gnm1.PFL2 arast.V10309.gnm1.Scaffold_100071, whole genome shotgun sequence DNA harbors:
- the LOC130960093 gene encoding LOW QUALITY PROTEIN: putative cytochrome c biosynthesis ccmC-like mitochondrial protein (The sequence of the model RefSeq protein was modified relative to this genomic sequence to represent the inferred CDS: inserted 5 bases in 3 codons; deleted 1 base in 1 codon), whose product MSLSLLQPSFLMSKTRSYAXILIGSRLFLTAMAIHLSLRVAPLDLQQGGNSRILYVHXPAARMSILVYIAMAINTFLFLLTKHPLFLRSSGTGTEMGAFFTLFTLVTGGFRGXLWGTFWVDARLTSVFISFLIYLGALRFQKLPVEPAPISIRAGPIDIPIIKSSVNWWNTLHQPGSISRSGTSIHVPMPIPILSNFANFPLSTRILFVLETRLPILSFLESPLRDEIEAREGIAKPS is encoded by the exons ATGTCCCTTTCGTTATTACAACCTTCTTTTTTGATGTCAAAGACCAGAAGCTATGC AATTCTCATTGGATCTCGGTTGTTCTTAACAGCGATGGCTATTCATTTAAGTCTTCGGGTAGCACCATTAGATCTTCAACAAGGTGGAAATTCTCGTATTCTGTATGTACA TCCTGCGGCTCGGATGAGTATTCTTGTTTATATCGCTATGGCTATAAACACTTTCTTATTCCTATTAACAAAACATCCCCTTTTTCTTCGCTCTTCCGGAACCGGTACAGAAATGGGTGCTTTTTTTACGTTGTTTACCTTAGTTACTGGGGGGTTTCGGG ACCTATGGGGCACCTTTTGGGTGGATGCTCGTTTAACCTCTGTATTCATCTCGTTTCTGATTTACCTGGGTGCACTGCGTTTTCAAAAGCTTCCTGTCGAACCGGCTCCTATTTCAATCCGTGCTGGACCTATCGATATACCAATAATCAAGTCTTCAGTCAACTGGTGGAATACATTGCATCAACCTGGGAGCATTAGCCGATCTGGTACATCAATACATGTTCCTATGCCCATTCCAATCTTGTCTAACTTTGCT AACTTCCCCCTCTCAACCCGTATCTTGTTTGTTCTGGAAACACGTCTTCCTATTCTATCTTTTCTCGAATCTCCTTTAAGGGATGAAATAGAAGCTCGAGAAGGAATAGCAAAACCTAGTTGA
- the LOC130960102 gene encoding cytochrome c biogenesis CcmF C-terminal-like mitochondrial protein, producing MVQLHNFFFFITSMVVPRGTAAPLLLKWFVSRDVPTGAPFSNGTLIPILIPSFPLLVYLHSRKFRRSMDGAKSGVLVRAGRLILLPDIIGRSSSETRAGNASFRFVPVLHFLLLESKGDFSYLESFCGVLCLLFFRTLFSLPRDRSAKRERAQRRKRQRLRPNPNGNEQERNDKMRCSGHPHLERRVEGFGPVAFPVPPSSGGACVGGVPPEPEIGLEALALPTSRQLMAVGHDYHQKAPIQMNIAHFGVCICMLGVLLSCDPAAYVRPVAHASYLFRAGGVNSDSIRVFNPAAEMLS from the coding sequence ATGGTCCAACTAcataactttttctttttcattactTCTATGGTCGTGCCTCGTGGCACGGCAGCACCCTTACTATTGAAATGGTTCGTCAGTAGAGATGTTCCCACAGGTGCCCCTTTTTCCAATGGTACTCTAATTCCAATTCTTATCCCTTCATTCCCTCTTTTGGTCTATCTACATTCCAGGAAATTCAGACGCTCCATGGACGGAGCAAAAAGTGGAGTCTTGGTCAGAGCAGGCCGCCTTATTTTACTACCAGACATAATTGGGAGAAGCTCATCCGAAACTAGAGCTGGAAACGCCTCATTTCGTTTCGTTCCCGTTCTTCATTTCCTTCTTCTCGAATCCAAGGGGGACTTCTCATATTTAGAATCTTTCTGCGGTGTGCTCTGTTTACTATTCTTTCGTACTCTCTTCTCTTTACCACGCGATAGGTCAGCAAAGCGTGAGCGGGCGCAGAGAAGGAAACGCCAAAGACTTCGGCCTAACCCTAACGGGAATGAGCAAGAACGAAATGACAAGATGAGGTGCTCCGGGCACCCCCATTTAGAAAGAAGGGTCGAAGGTTTTGGGCCTGTAGCTTTCCCCGTCCCCCCTTCGTCGGGGGGTGCTTGTGTGGGGGGTGTGCCACCTGAACCTGAAATCGGGCTTGAAGCTCTCGCCTTACCAACGAGCCGACAGCTGATGGCTGTTGGTCACGACTACCACCAAAAAGCTCCAATTCAGATGAATATTGCACATTTTGGAGTGTGCATCTGTATGTTGGGTGTTCTTCTGTCGTGCGACCCGGCGGCTTATGTGCGACCTGTGGCCCACGCCTCCTATTTGTTCAGGGCGGGCGGCGTGAACTCTGACTCGATCCGGGTATTCAATCCCGCCGCTGAGATGCTCAGTTGA
- the LOC130960109 gene encoding cytochrome c biogenesis CcmF C-terminal-like mitochondrial protein, translating into MRQKLAPRTVRRPSPTPAVMVRLRSTNTKRIQFTQRLPLGSELHMGKERCCFRGLDHLHGPTSHSICGNFMIYKPSLTNDRLMFEHGESLRADLLPINFSASYENGKLEHFLHRWMKNREHKNLWLTMFPEKRYFRETTSTTEVAIHTNPFTDRYASIGTGSSRTGGWYTTIMKLPFLFFIRIGFWLASSGGSRSLLRQLQKDKLRWNR; encoded by the coding sequence ATGAGGCAGAAACTCGCCCCACGTACGGTTCGGAGGCCGAGCCCCACCCCAGCTGTAATGGTGCGGCTTAGGTCAACTAACACAAAGAGGATACAGTTCACTCAACGATTGCCTTTGGGTTCCGAACTCCATATGGGGAAGGAGCGTTGTTGTTTCCGAGGTCTCGATCATTTACATGGACCCACTTCTCATTCCATTTGTGGGAATTTTATGATCTATAAACCGTCCCTAACGAACGATCGCCTCATGTTTGAGCATGGTGAATCACTTCGTGCCGACCTGTTGCCAATAAACTTTTCGGCCTCATATGAGAATGGAAAACTTGAGCATTTTCTGCATCGGTGGATGAAGAATCGCGAACATAAGAATTTATGGTTGACCATGTTCCCAGAAAAAAGATACTTTAGAGAAACAACGAGCACGACTGAAGTGGCTATACATACAAATCCATTTACGGATAGATATGCTTCGATTGGAACTGGAAGTTCCAGAACAGGCGGCTGGTATACCACCATAATGAAACtgccttttcttttttttattcggATAGGATTTTGGTTGGCTTCGTCGGGAGGCTCGCGTAGTTTGTTACGTCAGCTCCAAAAGGATAAGTTGCGTTGGAATCGATAA
- the LOC130960117 gene encoding NADH dehydrogenase [ubiquinone] iron-sulfur protein 2-like, whose product MAQEHAHSSAVERLLNCEVPLRAQYIRVLFREITRISNHSLALTTHAMDVGASTPFLWAFEEREKLLEFYERVSGARMHASFIRPGGVAQDLPLGLCRDIDSFTQQFASRIDELEEMSTGNRIWKQRLVDIGTVTAQQAKDWGFSGVMLRGRATLKVKWWAYPSQPGVCWDSRRAAPYDVHDQSDPDVPVGTRGDRYDRYCIRIEEMRQSLRIIVQCPNQMPSGMIKADDRKLCPPSRCRMKLSMESCIHHFELYTEGFSVPAPSTYTAVEAPKGEFGVFLVSNGSNRPYRRKIRAPGSAHSQGLDSMSKHHMPADVVTIIGTQDIVSGEVDR is encoded by the exons ATGGCCCAAGAACACGCTCATTCTTCAGCCGTAGAGAGACTTTTGAATTGCGAGGTACCATTACGAGCTCAATATATACGAGTGTTATTCCGTGAAATAACTCGAATTTCAAATCATTCACTTGCTTTAACTACTCATGCTATGGATGTGGGAGCATCAACTCCGTTCCTGTGGGCTTTTGAGGAGCGGGAGAAATTGTTGGAATTCTATGAAAGAGTCTCGGGAGCCAGGATGCATGCCAGTTTCATACGACCAGGTGGAGTGGCACAAGATCTGCCTCTTGGCTTATGTCGAGATATTGATTCCTTCACACAACAATTTGCTTCTCGTATCGACGAATTAGAAGAGATGTCAACCGGCAACCGTATCTGGAAACAACGATTAGTGGATATTGGTACTGTCACTGCACAGCAAGCAAAGGATTGGGGATTCAGTGGTGTAATGTTAAGAGGTCGTGCGACAT TGAAAGTGAAGTGGTGGGCCTACCCATCCCAACCAGGGGTATGCTGGGATTCGCGAAGAGCAGCACCTTACGATGTTCATGACCAATCGGATCCTGACGTACCAGTAGGTACCAGAGGAGATCGCTATGATCGTTACTGTATCCGTATTGAAGAGATGCGACAAAGTCTGCGGATCATTGTGCAATGTCCTAATCAAATGCCCAGTGGCATGATCAAAGCCGATGATCGTAAGTTATGTCCTCCATCACGATGCCGAATGAAACTATCCATGGAATCGTGC ATTCACCATTTCGAACTTTATACAGAAGGTTTTTCCGTACCAGCTCCTTCCACCTATACCGCAGTTGAAGCACCTAAAGGAGAATTTGGTGTCTTTCTTGTCAGTAATGGAAGCAATCGTCCCTACCGTCGTAAAATAAGAGCACCCGGCTCTGCCCATTCACAAGGACTCGATTCTATGTCCAAACATCACATGCCAGCAGATGTGGTCACCATCATAGGTACTCAAGATATTGTGTCTGGAGAGGTGGATAGATAG